The Chitinophaga parva genome has a window encoding:
- a CDS encoding ATP-binding protein, with protein sequence MKTNVMTRHPLFTNGGKLGDMMAAKDWSQTSLGDVEEWPQSLKTCVRIILTSRQPMFVWWGKDLVNLYNDAYCDILGGKHPRVLGIPAAEVWSEIWDTAIAPRVKKCLEDAEGTYDEALRLIMHRNGFPEETYYTFSYSPVPGDDGQAAGIICANTDDTQRIVNERQLHTLRDLGKIVLDIKDAPSLFAATINVLRKNPADFPFACLYGIQPDGQHALLVDCTQPGQPGELFPGMVNITDEAAPWLLAQVARSGKPAIARQLQNLPAGLGEGPWEAAPEQALILPVLRSGQPAPEAVLIIGLNPFRPLNEQYQGFFQLVTDQLAAGLSSIYAYEAERKRAEALAAIDQAKTAFFSNVSHEFRTPLTLMLAPLESLLQQPPTSSLGEHMDNIEATHRNALRLLRLVNTLLDFSRMEAGRTAAQYSPVDLGAFTTDLASNFRAVIEQAGLLYDVYCEPQPEPVYVDMEMWEKIVLNLLSNAFKYTLQGKILVTLNYEQDQAVLRVVDTGVGIPETEIPHMFERFHRVEHSAGRTHEGTGIGLSLVQELVTLHGGTIHVSSVLGKGSVFTVTIPTGTGHLPASQITGGPRVYHSRLPEMFLREVLSMEHPLSPERMDAGEIPATHGFTASTQVLVVDDNADMRAYIQRLLQPYVQLRVAANGRQALDLIRERRPDLVISDVMMPVMDGITMLHTLKAHTDTADIPVIMLSARAGEESRIEGYELGADDYLIKPFSAKELLARVRSQLRLHKSRQYAAQQLRHIFAQAPVAISLFLGPEHRVEIANDTMLEITGRTHEQLVGRPLLEALPELKDQGIGPMLDEAFSGKRVQAKERALQLMHNGVLTERYHSFVYEPFRDEDGNITGLLAVANDVTELVQARQLAQSNAQQLEKMVAQRTRELKASNEALQQTNEELEQFAYVSSHDLQEPLRKIQTFSDLVMHSAGKPGFIPARYFEKMHQAAARMSALITDLLSFSRLSRVEEPFMATDLEQVLGNVRIDYEMAIREKGAVISADPLPVIHAIPVQMQQLFSNLIGNALKFAEKAPRIRIRAAEATPEQVAAQPSLDKHQRYLRLQFADNGIGFDQVYAEQIFTIFQRLHDRRTYQGTGIGLAICKKIVLRHRGAISAEASEEKGACFQVYLPW encoded by the coding sequence ATGAAGACCAATGTAATGACCAGGCACCCCTTATTTACCAATGGTGGTAAACTGGGCGACATGATGGCCGCCAAGGACTGGAGCCAAACCAGCCTGGGTGATGTGGAAGAATGGCCGCAAAGTCTCAAAACCTGTGTGCGGATTATCCTCACCTCCCGCCAGCCCATGTTTGTATGGTGGGGCAAAGACCTGGTGAATCTTTATAACGATGCGTATTGTGATATCCTGGGCGGCAAACATCCCCGCGTACTGGGCATCCCGGCTGCGGAGGTATGGAGCGAGATCTGGGACACCGCCATCGCCCCCCGCGTAAAGAAATGCCTGGAGGATGCAGAAGGCACCTATGACGAAGCCTTGCGCCTGATCATGCACCGCAACGGCTTCCCGGAAGAAACCTATTATACCTTTTCCTATAGTCCCGTGCCGGGCGATGACGGACAGGCCGCCGGCATTATCTGCGCCAATACGGACGATACCCAACGCATTGTAAACGAGCGCCAGCTACACACCCTGCGCGACCTGGGCAAGATCGTACTGGACATCAAGGACGCTCCTTCCCTCTTTGCCGCCACCATCAATGTGTTGCGTAAAAATCCCGCCGACTTTCCTTTTGCCTGCCTGTATGGAATACAGCCGGACGGGCAGCACGCACTGCTGGTAGACTGTACCCAGCCTGGCCAGCCAGGTGAACTGTTTCCCGGCATGGTCAACATCACGGATGAAGCGGCCCCCTGGTTGCTGGCCCAGGTGGCCCGGTCCGGCAAACCAGCCATTGCCCGCCAGCTGCAAAACCTGCCTGCCGGCCTGGGGGAAGGCCCCTGGGAAGCCGCGCCGGAACAGGCGTTGATCCTGCCGGTACTACGCAGCGGGCAGCCCGCCCCCGAGGCTGTGCTGATCATAGGGCTCAATCCCTTCCGGCCCCTGAATGAGCAGTACCAGGGCTTTTTCCAGCTGGTTACGGATCAACTGGCCGCCGGCCTTTCCAGCATTTATGCGTATGAAGCGGAGCGCAAACGCGCGGAAGCCCTGGCAGCCATAGACCAGGCTAAGACAGCCTTTTTCAGCAACGTAAGCCATGAGTTCCGTACGCCGCTCACGCTCATGCTGGCCCCCCTGGAAAGCCTGTTGCAGCAGCCGCCCACCAGCTCCCTGGGTGAACACATGGACAACATTGAGGCCACCCATCGCAATGCCCTGCGCCTCCTCCGGCTGGTTAACACGCTCCTGGACTTCAGCCGTATGGAAGCGGGGCGCACGGCTGCGCAATACTCCCCGGTAGACCTGGGCGCCTTCACCACCGACCTGGCCAGCAATTTCCGGGCGGTGATAGAACAGGCAGGCCTGCTATACGACGTGTATTGTGAGCCGCAACCAGAGCCGGTTTACGTAGATATGGAAATGTGGGAAAAGATTGTCCTGAACCTTTTATCCAATGCTTTTAAATATACACTGCAAGGCAAGATCCTCGTAACGCTGAACTATGAGCAGGACCAGGCCGTACTACGGGTGGTAGATACCGGAGTGGGCATCCCGGAAACGGAGATCCCGCACATGTTTGAGCGCTTTCACCGCGTAGAGCACAGCGCCGGCCGCACCCACGAGGGTACCGGCATTGGCCTCTCGCTGGTGCAGGAGCTGGTAACCCTGCACGGCGGCACCATCCACGTAAGCAGTGTACTGGGCAAAGGCAGCGTATTTACGGTGACCATCCCCACAGGTACCGGCCACCTGCCTGCATCCCAGATCACTGGCGGCCCGCGCGTGTATCATTCCCGCCTGCCGGAAATGTTCCTGCGCGAAGTACTGAGCATGGAACACCCGCTGTCGCCGGAACGCATGGATGCTGGTGAAATACCCGCCACACATGGATTTACAGCCAGCACGCAGGTGCTGGTGGTAGATGACAATGCAGACATGCGCGCCTATATCCAGCGCCTGCTGCAACCCTATGTACAATTGCGTGTAGCGGCAAACGGGCGCCAGGCGTTGGATCTCATCAGGGAACGTCGCCCGGACCTGGTGATCAGCGACGTCATGATGCCCGTGATGGATGGCATTACCATGCTGCACACACTCAAAGCACACACAGATACGGCCGATATTCCCGTGATCATGCTTTCCGCCCGCGCAGGTGAAGAATCCCGCATTGAGGGCTACGAACTGGGCGCGGATGACTACCTGATAAAACCATTCTCCGCAAAAGAACTGCTGGCCCGCGTGCGCTCCCAACTCCGGCTTCATAAAAGCCGCCAGTACGCGGCACAGCAACTCCGCCACATCTTTGCCCAGGCCCCCGTGGCCATCAGCCTTTTCCTGGGGCCGGAGCACCGCGTGGAAATAGCCAATGACACCATGCTGGAGATCACTGGCCGCACCCACGAACAACTGGTAGGCCGGCCACTCCTGGAAGCACTGCCGGAACTGAAGGACCAGGGTATAGGGCCCATGCTGGACGAGGCTTTCAGCGGAAAACGCGTACAAGCTAAAGAACGCGCACTGCAGTTGATGCACAACGGTGTACTCACAGAAAGATACCACAGCTTTGTATATGAGCCCTTCCGCGATGAAGATGGCAACATCACCGGCCTGCTGGCGGTGGCCAATGATGTAACAGAACTGGTGCAAGCCCGCCAGCTGGCGCAAAGCAATGCACAGCAACTGGAAAAAATGGTAGCGCAGCGCACGCGTGAGCTGAAAGCCAGCAACGAGGCACTGCAACAAACCAACGAAGAACTGGAACAGTTTGCCTATGTATCCAGTCACGACCTGCAGGAGCCGCTGCGCAAGATCCAGACCTTCTCTGACCTGGTGATGCACAGCGCCGGAAAGCCTGGCTTTATACCTGCCAGGTATTTTGAAAAAATGCACCAGGCGGCTGCCCGCATGTCTGCCCTCATCACAGACCTGCTCAGCTTTTCCAGGCTGTCGCGCGTGGAGGAACCTTTCATGGCTACTGATCTTGAACAGGTACTGGGCAATGTACGCATTGACTATGAAATGGCCATCCGGGAAAAGGGCGCGGTGATCTCCGCCGATCCGCTGCCGGTTATCCATGCCATCCCCGTGCAAATGCAACAACTCTTTTCCAACCTCATTGGCAACGCGCTCAAATTTGCGGAGAAAGCACCCCGCATCCGCATCCGCGCTGCGGAGGCCACACCGGAGCAGGTGGCGGCACAACCCTCACTGGACAAGCACCAGCGTTACCTGCGCCTGCAGTTTGCAGACAATGGTATTGGGTTCGACCAGGTGTATGCGGAGCAGATCTTCACTATTTTCCAGCGCCTGCACGACCGGCGCACTTACCAGGGCACGGGCATAGGACTGGCTATTTGCAAGAAAATAGTACTGCGCCACAGGGGCGCTATCAGCGCGGAGGCATCAGAAGAAAAAGGTGCCTGTTTCCAGGTGTACCTGCCTTGGTAA
- a CDS encoding response regulator, whose amino-acid sequence MTTAPTCLIVDDDVDDQEIFSMALRECGRDYPCIFINNAIDALAELTAGDLRPQYIFLDLNMPRMNGIQALEQLREMPNLSHIPVVIYSTSMEELYLDKTRALGAAAFITKPPTLRLLSQALDDFFNQQSNTQPSA is encoded by the coding sequence GTGACTACTGCACCCACTTGCCTGATCGTGGATGATGATGTGGATGACCAGGAGATCTTTTCAATGGCGCTGCGCGAATGTGGAAGGGATTATCCCTGCATATTCATCAATAACGCCATCGATGCCCTGGCAGAACTAACCGCAGGCGACCTACGACCGCAATACATTTTCCTGGACCTGAACATGCCCCGCATGAACGGTATCCAGGCGCTGGAACAACTCCGGGAAATGCCCAACCTGTCGCATATCCCGGTGGTGATCTATTCCACCTCCATGGAAGAACTATACCTCGATAAAACCCGCGCCCTGGGCGCAGCCGCTTTCATCACCAAACCTCCGACACTCAGGTTACTGTCGCAGGCCCTGGATGATTTTTTCAATCAACAATCTAACACGCAACCCTCTGCATGA
- the msrA gene encoding peptide-methionine (S)-S-oxide reductase MsrA, producing MVKQWILAGLLGLSLSACAQQGDDKMPKDMNRIPRNMKTEVATFGGGCFWCTEAQLQQLQGVLKVESGFSGGTVPNPTYKEVCTGETGHAEVVQVTYDPTKITYAELLQAFWTSHDPTELNRQGNDVGTQYRSVIFYHNEEQRKEAEFYKQKLQESGAYDKPVVTEISPFKAFYKAEDYHQDYYANNGSQPYCMFVIRPKLEKFKKVFKDHLKQ from the coding sequence ATGGTTAAGCAATGGATTTTAGCGGGTTTGCTCGGTTTGAGCCTTTCCGCCTGCGCACAGCAAGGCGATGATAAAATGCCGAAAGATATGAACAGGATCCCCAGGAACATGAAAACGGAAGTGGCCACATTCGGCGGCGGCTGCTTTTGGTGTACAGAAGCCCAGTTACAGCAGCTCCAGGGCGTACTCAAAGTGGAGTCGGGCTTCTCCGGCGGCACGGTGCCCAATCCCACCTACAAGGAAGTATGCACCGGCGAAACCGGCCATGCGGAAGTGGTACAGGTAACTTACGACCCCACAAAGATCACCTACGCAGAGTTGCTACAGGCCTTCTGGACCAGTCATGACCCCACCGAGCTGAATCGGCAGGGCAACGACGTAGGCACCCAGTACCGCTCTGTGATCTTCTACCACAACGAGGAACAACGCAAGGAGGCAGAATTTTACAAACAAAAACTGCAGGAATCCGGCGCGTACGACAAGCCCGTGGTAACGGAGATCTCGCCCTTCAAGGCCTTCTACAAAGCAGAAGACTATCACCAGGATTACTATGCCAATAACGGCTCCCAGCCTTATTGCATGTTCGTGATACGTCCCAAGCTGGAGAAATTCAAGAAGGTGTTCAAGGATCACCTGAAGCAGTAA